In the Bos mutus isolate GX-2022 chromosome 15, NWIPB_WYAK_1.1, whole genome shotgun sequence genome, aaactttgggaagcctggtgtgctatagttcatggaatcgttaagagtcagatacaacttagtgactgaacaacaaaaacaaaaattaggaaAAGTAGCAGTAACAACACATGGCTACTATTGcttagaacagatttttttttttttttgtataacttgtttaattatttataaGCTCCTATTAGGTAAGTACTGTTacttatattccatttaaagatTAGTAAACaggcatagaaaaagcaaaatgacaagGATGGCTATATAACTCAATAATCTGTGCAATTAGCATATACATCAAAGCTGTAATACCAAATGAGAACACTGGCTTAGGCCAAATAAGGGAGAAACAaagtcatattttaatatttctctaaAATTCTCATTTCTTTGTCCTTATTTTCCTGGGAGAGCAAAATAACATGCACaaggtttaattttattttttcagttattttacttTTAGCTTCATTTTGTCATTTCCAACCTACTGTTTTTATATTCAgtaggtcagtcactcagttcagtcactcaatcgtgtccgactttttaagaccccatggactgcagcatgtcaggctttcctgtccatcaccaactcccagagatttctcaaactcatgtccattgagtcagtgatgccatccaaccatctcatcctctgtcatcccctcctccctttctcctcctgccttcgatctttcccagcatcagggtcttttcaaatgagtcagttcttcgcatcaagtggagaaagtactggagtttcagcttcagcatcagtccttccaatgaatatttaggactggttttctttaggatggattggttggatctccttgttgtccaagggactctcaagagtcttcttcaacaccacagttcaaaagcatcaattcttaggtgctcagctttctttatggtccaactctcacatccatacatgactaatggaaaaaccataggtttgactagacagacctttgttggcaaagtaatgtctctgctttttaatacgttgtctaggttggtcataacttttcttccaaggggcaagcatcttttaatttcatggtgtagtcactatctgcagtgattttggagccccccaaaataaagtctgccactgtttccacatctatttgccatgaagtgatgggaccggatgccatgatcttaattttctgaatgttgagctttaagtcaactttttcactctcctctttcactttcatcaagaggctctttagttcttcactttctgctataagggtggtatcatctatgGATCTGAGGTtactgctatttctcctggcaattgattccagcttgtgcttcatccagcctggcattttgaatgatgtattctgcatataaattaaataaacagggtgacaatatacagccttgaggtactcctttcctgatttggaaccagtctgttgtcccatgtccagttctaattgttgcttcttgacctgcatacagatttctcaggaggcaggtcaagtggtctggtattcccatatctttaagaattttccacagtttattgtgatttacacaaagactttggcatagtcaataaagcagaggtagatgtttttctggaactctcttgcctttttgatgatccaatggatgatggcaatttgatctctagttcctgtgccttttctaaatccagcttgaacatctgcaagttcatggttcacatactgttgaagcctggcttggagaattttaagtattactttgctagtgtgtgagatgtgtgtgATTGtgtcgtagtttgagcattctttggcattgcgtttttTAGgaattggaacgaaaactgacattttgcagttctgtggtcactgctgagttttccaaatttgctggcatattgagtaaaccattttcacagcatcatcttttaggatttgaaatagctcaattggaattccatcacctttgctagctttgtttgtagtgatgcttcataaggcccacttgacttcgcattccagggtgtctggctctaggtgagtgatcacaccattgtggttatctgggtcataaagatcttttttgcatagttcttctgtgtattcttgccacctctttttaatatcttctgcttctgttaggtccatactgtttctgtcctttattgtgcccatcttgggcttcccttgtggctcagctggtaaagaatccacttgcaatgtgggagacctgggttcgatccctgggttgggaagatcccctatagaagggaaaggctacccactccagtattctggcctggagaattccatggactgaagagtccatggggttgcaaagagttgggcacgactgagtgactttcactttcacttactttcactttgcatgaaatgttcccttggtatctctaattttcttgaagatctctagtctttccagttttattgttttcctctatttctttgcattgatcactgaggaaagctttcttatctcttatttcttatctctctttccttgctattctttgaaactccgttccttttctcctttgccttttgcttctcttcttttcttagctatttttaaggcctcctcagaggcAGGTATTCAGTAGGTATTTTATAacataaatgataataaaattaaataatatttatgcaaccacatactgtgtgccaggcactgttctaagcattttatatttatgtactaAAATCGAGCAGACCCCATGGGGTTCTCCCAAGAACAGTTCCCTTGTgttctctgcctcttttttttttctttttataaaattgaaatacagttgattgacaatgtttcaggtatatgGCAGTGTgatacagttatacatatatagctCATGGAAGTGTAAACATGTTACATTTATAACTAAAAAGCCTGGGGAACTGCTTGTCATTTAGCCTATTCCCTGCTGCCCTTGTTTACAAATGGAGAAATTAGgtctaggaaaagaaaatgacttaATTTAGAGTTATGGAAGGAATTGGTGGCAAGGTTGGGGCCCTGAGATATGTAATTTTATAATATCCATTTAACATAGGAGAAACCTGATCCTCAGAAAGATTAAGGTACGTTCTCAAGATCATGAATCTGATTGTGTGTTAGAACAGACACTTACTAGAGAtgtccatttcttttcattactgCATGGAATATTCCTTTCTAATTTGTACCTTTCTAGGCTTTGAATGCAAACCACTCATAGGTCTGAATTCCAGTTTATTTAAGAAAATGCCAGGGACCAAGTTTCTGTGTGCCCTGAAGAGGCAGAGAACACAAAAAACTGGTTTTTTTCAGTTACTCCCTGAATCTCAGAGAGGAGCTGTCCTCAGGCCTCACCTGCAGCAGCTCCAGCGCCGAGCCCCGCCTCCTCCTCTCCAGCTCTGCGATCAGCTCCTGCAGGGCCTGGATCTGCTGGGCCAGCCTAGCCTCTGTGTCCCCCAGGGTTCTCAGCTGttgcctctcctcctcctctagcTTCTGGAGTTGCTTCTGCTCCTCTTCGGCCAGGAAGTTTTTCTGCCTTACAAACTCTTCATGAATTCTTAATTTGTGTGCCTCAACCTTCCCCTTTGGTGTCAATGGAAAGAAAGAGGTGGTTTTTAATCATAATCCCCTAAGATTTGGGAATGGAAGTATCTATATCTACTCCTACTCCACTCTGGCTCTGTCTgggaatacacacatacacaattttgctgggaagggaggtgggtgAGGCTTCTGGGCCTGAGGGGAATGGGACTGGTGGGGTGCGGTGGGGAGGTGCACCGTAGTTGCTCTCCTATCACAGCTGCATCAGCCTGTGGTATCAGAGATTTCCTCAACCTCCTTCAAGTCACCCCTGCTCCCTCAATGTGCCTCTTTGTCTTCATATCTTAGTAACTGAGCGAGTAACACCTGGCCCTACTCCAACAAACCTGCAAAGCCAGGCTTATAACCTGGTTTCTAAGTTTGGGAAAAAGGAGTCTTTGAGGTATTCTATGCTTGCCCTCTCCTGCTTGTAACTGGAGGGTCACTCAATACCAACACAGCCTGCCTTATGCTTTCTGGGTCTCAAGTCTTCCTCTTCTGGGATCTCTTGGCCATGAGCTCCTTCTGCTCCTTTCTAGTCCCTGACCCACCCCACCTCCTAATCCCTGGGGTGGAACAAGCTTTAGCTCTCCATTACATTTTGGACCAGTGAGCTGGACATGGTCAAGTACCTACCTGGTCAGACTGGTTTTCCTATCTTAggcctttgaaagtgaaagtgttagttgcttagtcgtgtccaactctttgtgactctatgggctgtagcccgccaggctcctttgtccatgggattctccaggcaagaatactggagtgggtagccattcccttcttcaggggatcttcccaatccagggattgaacctgggtctccgatactgcaggcagattctttaccatctgagccagcagggaagcccatcttaggCCTTTATGGTTCCCTTAAGTCTGGTCCTCACAGTCACTGTCATTTCTTGACATTGGGCATCTCTCCTGGCATTCCTCTGTCCCAGACCCTGAGGCCCTGTGCTGTCATCTCCAGAGACTGGGCTTAAGAAGCAGGAGCATTAGGGTGTATCTTGTCCCTCAGCACCTTCTCCTAAGACTCTCTCTCCATCTGACTGGGAGCTCTTTTTGATTTCTACACTCTTTTAATCCCCTCCATCAAGAGACCTATGGGGCAGCTGGTTCTTGGGGAATGAGATATAGGGACTGGCATAGCCGGACCCTCCCCAGGCTTTGGATCTAAGATTCCCTTCAGGATATGACTCTTGCCTTCCAGGATGCTTTCTTCATTGCAATGTCCAATTCCAGCTTCTCAGCCAACTCCTGCTTATGTCTTAGTTTATTTAGTGCCACCTGAAGCTTCTCCTGCAGAGAACGAAAGCAAGATGATACCCAGTCAGGTCAAGAAGTAGGGTGCAGTGGTGTGAAGTGGGGGGAAGATCATACTGGTTCTTAGAAGAGCCTGAGTGCAGAGGACAAGGAAGGACTGTAGTCTGTTTGGGGTAGGAAGTCTGTGGATGGCAAGGTTTTGGAAAAAGCCTGGTATTTCTTACAAAATAGGGCCACACGGTTGGGGTACAAAGGGTGGGGGCAAACTGCTTGTTCCTAATTAAGCAGGAGGCCACAAGGGAAGAAGATTCTTAAAGCATTTTCCCATAGCacatccctgctccaggagaaTGAGAAAACTGTTGAGCTTGCCATTTCCCCCTTAAATAAGACGTAGAAGGCAGGAGAcctctatcctttctccagccccacaggtAACTCTCTCCCATTCCCAGCTCTGGGGAACAAAGCCGTCAACAGGGCCCCCATCTCCTTTTTACCTGTTCCTGCCTCTGTGCTGAGGCCTCACCTGGTACTCCTGAGCAGCCTCCTCAATAGGGACCATGGGATGATCACGGTGTTTCTGGGACTGGCAACACACCCAGCAAAGGGCCTTCCCATCTTCCTCACAGAAGAGGTGAATTTTCTCTCTGTGCACCACACACAGCTCCCCGTGTGGGCTCTCCTTGGCACCCTGGCTGATTTTTCTAAGGTTGTCCACCATGTTGGCTACCTGTCGATTGGGCCGGAGATTCTGGAGCAGGAAGTGGCGTCGGCACACAGGACAGACGCTACCCCCTTCTTTCCCGACCTCAGAGATGCACTCCTGGCAGAAGCTATGACCACATTCAATGCTCATAGGCTCCACCATGGGATCCAGGCAGATAGAACACGTGACCTCCTCCCACATCATTGTCAAGGGTACGGCTGAGGCCATTGGGGTGATGCTCCTCTTCAGTAGTGCTGGGGAGATCTTGTGgtgaggggaggagaagaggaaagggagggaagagaagagccaggtgagaaaagggaaccatgaGAGAGGGTGAACTGGAGGGAGTGAAAACAAGAAAAGACAAGGACCTCAACCTGAATAGCAAGCTCTCCTCTTCCAGAGTCTGGGTCACTGATCCAGTCAGACAGAAGGGGACACTGAGTCCCCAAGAGAGCAAAAATTATTGAGAACCTGAGAGACAGCTGCTTACAATTCGACTTTCATCATGTTCATCTCTGCTTAACCCCTCAGAATCCAGGCTTTACCTATTGATCTTCTGCCTCAGGCCACTGGTCTTCCACTCTGTTGAGAAGCTAATCTTAACAGTAGCGACCATTGACTGTGCTCCTTCCATGTGTCAGGTGCTACGTGCTTCACATACATTCTCATCAATCTTTGCAATAGGTAGGAGTTATTGGTATCTAATTATCGGTAACAtgaatatatataagaatatttattctTACATATTCTTATAAGGATATCCGTATTAAGtacatgggcttcctaggtggtgcaagtggtaaagaatccacctgctaatgcaggagacgcaggagacacaggagacagcaggtttgatccctgagttgggaagatcccctggagaaggaaatggcaacccacttcagtatcttacctgggaaatcccatggacagaggagcctggtggcctacatacagtcgcaaaagtcagacactactgagcacacacaca is a window encoding:
- the TRIM21 gene encoding E3 ubiquitin-protein ligase TRIM21 isoform X1 translates to MASAVPLTMMWEEVTCSICLDPMVEPMSIECGHSFCQECISEVGKEGGSVCPVCRRHFLLQNLRPNRQVANMVDNLRKISQGAKESPHGELCVVHREKIHLFCEEDGKALCWVCCQSQKHRDHPMVPIEEAAQEYQEKLQVALNKLRHKQELAEKLELDIAMKKASWKGKVEAHKLRIHEEFVRQKNFLAEEEQKQLQKLEEEERQQLRTLGDTEARLAQQIQALQELIAELERRRRGSALELLQEVKSVLERSESWNLKELDVASTDLRNVFYVPGIKKMLRTCGVHITLDPQTANPWLILSENRRQVRLANTRQEVPENEERFDSYPMVLGAQRFDSGKVYWEVDVTGKEAWDLGVCRDNVRRKGQFLLNSDTGFWIIWLWNKQKYEAGTCPQTPLHLQVPPNRIGIFLDYEASTVSFYNITDHGSLIYTFSECAFAGPLRPFFNPGFNDRGTNSAPLILCPLKTGW